From one Rhizobium lentis genomic stretch:
- the hemP gene encoding hemin uptake protein HemP, with protein MMVEKPDTFKHAPLPSETAAQHRIVESADLFRGTNEIMIRHDGLVYRLKITRQGKLILNK; from the coding sequence ATGATGGTTGAAAAGCCAGATACCTTTAAGCATGCGCCACTGCCTTCCGAGACGGCGGCGCAGCACCGAATCGTCGAAAGCGCGGATCTTTTCCGCGGCACGAACGAGATCATGATTCGACACGACGGGCTGGTTTACCGCCTGAAGATTACCCGCCAGGGCAAACTCATTCTCAATAAATAG